The nucleotide sequence CACATCCGCGGCCGGTCATGGACGCCTCGCCGACTCCCGCACTTCAGTCAACAACCCACCTGGACCGACGTCCCCCTGATGCGAACGCAACCGCCCAGGGGCGGCAAGGGTGGGCGCGGCGGCACCCGGCAACCGCCGGTGAGCGCACCCGCCCCCTGCCCCAGTGGCAGCCAGCAAGGTGCGCAACACGCGCAGAAGCGGCGGCAGTTACCCCACAGTCGTCGCTTCCGACCCGGCCGCCGCGTCGCACGCCTGCCCCCGCAGGCCCCGGGCCAGGTCGTCCCGAGCCTCGACCACCAGCCTCCGCAACGCCGGTGCCGCCTCCTCGTGCGCGGCCAGCCACGCGTCCGTCGCGTCCAACGTCCCCTGGGAGTCCTGCAGCGACGGGAACAGCCCCCGCACCACATCCATCCCGATCTGGATGGACCGCTCGGCCCACACCCGCTCGATCACCTCGAAGTACCTGGCGGCGTACGGCGCCACCAACTCCCGCTGGGACGGCCGGGTGAACCCCGTGATCGTCGCCTCGACCAACGCGTTGGACAGGGTGTCCGACTCCACGACCGACGCCCACGCCTGCGCCTTGACCGCCGCGGACGGCCGCGCCGCCAGGCAGCGCACCTGATGCCGCTTCCCGGAAGCCGTGTCGTCGCGCGCCAGCTCCGCCGCCAGCACCCTCTCGTCGGCGACCCCGTGCGTGGCCAGCGGCTCCAGGAAGGCCCACCGCAGCTCCTGGTCGATGTCCAGCCCGTCGACCGTCGCGGTCCCCGCCAACAGCTCCTGCAGCACCGCCAGATCGCCCTCGCCCGACGCCACCGAGGCGTAGAAACGGGCCCACGTCAGCTGGTGCTGACTGCCCGCTTCGGCCGCCCGCAGCTCACGCGACGCGCCCTCCGCCAGCAGCCGGCCCCCGGCCTCCCGCCACTCCGGCGCCGCGTAGTGCGTGAGCGCCGAGCCGGCCCACGCGTGCAGCATCTGGAGCACCCCGATGTCGGACTCCCGTCCCGCGAACCGCAGCACGAGGTCGACGAAGTCCCGCGCCGGCAGCAGCGCGTCCCGGGTCAGGTTCCACAGCGCCGACCAGCACAGCGCCCGGGCCAGCGGGTCGGAGAGGTCCCCGAGCCCGGCCCGCAGCGTGTCCAGCGACCCCGCGTCGAAACGGATCTTGCAGTACGTCAGGTCGTCGTCGTTGACCAGCACCAGCTCGGGCGCCCCGGCCCCGGCCAGCTCACCCACGACCGTACGCGGCCCGTCGACGTCCACCTCGGCCCGCGCGTACCGCTCCAGCGGGCCCCCTTCGCCATTGCGCCGGTACAGGCCGATCGCCACCCGGTGCGGCCGCAGCTCGGGGTGCGACTCGGCCGCCTCCTGCACCACGGCCAGCTCGTCGATCCGGCCCTCGGGGTCGAGCAGCACCTGCGGAGTGAGGGAGTTGACCCCCGCCGTCTGGAGCCAGGCCCGCGACCAGGACACCATGTCCCGCCCGCTGGTGTCCTCCAGGACCGACAGCAGGTCACCCAGCTTCGTGTTGCCGTACGCGTTCCGCTTGAAGTAGCGCCGGGCGCCCTCCAGGAAGGCCTCCCGCCCCACGTACGCCACCAACTGCTTGAGCACGGACGCGCCCTTGGCGTACGTGATGCCGTCGAAGTTGAGCTTCGCGTCCTCCAGGTCACGGATGTCGGCCGTGACGGGGTGGGTGGAGGGCAGCTGGTCGGCGCGGTACGCCCAGGACTTGCGGTTGTTGGCGAAGGTGACCCAGCCGTTGGTGAAGCGGGTCGCCTCGACCATCGAGAAGGAGCCCATGAAGTCGGCGAAGGACTCCTTCAGCCACAGGTCGTCCCACCACACCATGGTCACGAGGTCGCCGAACCACATGTGCGCCATCTCGTGCAGGACGACGTTCGCCCGCCGCTCGTACGACGCCCGCGTGACCTTGCCCCGGAAGATGAACTCCTCGCGGAACGTGACGAGTCCCGGGTTCTCCATCGCGCCGAGGTTGTACTCGGGCACGAACGCCTGGTCGTACTTCCCGAACGGGTACGGGTAGTCGAAGTGGTCGTGGAAGAAGTCCAGGCCCTGCTTGGTGATCAGGAAGACGTCGTCGGAGTCGAAGTAGGGGGCGAGCCCCTTGCGGCACATCGCGCCGAGGGGGATCTCCAGCCGCGTACCGTCCTCGAAGACCCGCTCGTAGGAGTCCGTCACGTAGTGGTACGGGCCCGCGACGACCGCCGTGATGTACGTCGAGATCGGCTTCGTCTCCGCGAACCGCCACACCCCGTCCGTCTGCTCGCCGACCCCGTTGCTCCACACGACCCACCCCTGAGGCGCGCGCACCTCGAAGCGGAAGGGGGCCTTGAGGTCCGGCTGCTCGAAGTTGGCGAAGACCCGGCGGGAGTCGGCCGGCTCGTACTGGGTGTAGAGGTAGATCTCGCCGTCCTCGGGGTCGACGAAGCGGTGCAGGCCCTCGCCGGTGCGGGAGTAGGCGCACTGGGCGTCGACCACCAGCTCGTTCTCGGCGGCCAGGTCGTCCAGGGCGATCCGGGTGCCGTCGAAGACCTCGCTCGGGTCGAGATCCTTGCCGTTGAGGGAGACGGCCGTCACACTCGGCGCGATCAGATCGGCGAAGCTGCCGGCGCCCGGGTCGGCGCAGCGGAAGCGGATCGTGGTCACCGAGCGGAAGGTGCGCGGCTCGCCGCCGGGGCCACCCGAGTCGCCGACGGCCGACCGCAGGTCGAGGGAGACCTCGTAACCGTCGACGGACAGCAGTGCGGCCCGCTCCTGGGCCTCGTCGCGGGACAGATTCTCACCGGGCACGGGCGGCACTCCCTAGGGGTGGTGTTCAGGCGGTGTTCAGTATGCGGACAGACCGATCCTGTCATGCGCACCTGACGACGGGCAGGTGGGAATGCGACGTGCGGCCGTCGGTGTTGTGAGCTGAAGCGACTTTCTTCCGAACTGCCTTCCCAGCTCTCTTACGAGGAGAACCATGTCCGAGCAGATCTCCGGCAAGACCCCCGTCGACTTCTGGTTCGACCCGCTGTGCCCGTGGGCCTGGATGACCTCGCGGTGGGTCCTGGAGGTCGAGAAGGTCCGGGACATCGAGGTCCGCTGGCATGTGATGAGCCTCGCGGTGCTGAACGAGCCCAAGATCGACGAGCTGCCCGAGGAGTACCGCGAGCTGCTGCAGACCAAGGCTTGGGGGCCGGTACGGATCGTCATAGCCGCCCAGCAGGAGCACGGCGCCGAGGTCCTCGGTGACCTCTACACCGCGATCGGCACGCGCGCGCACAACCTGGGCCAGGGCATAGAGAAGGACGTCGTCGCCGCCGCGGTGGCCGAGGTCGGGCTGCCCGAGTCCCTCATGGACCACTGGGACTCCACCCCGTACGACGCCGAGCTGCGCGCCTCCCACAAGGAGGGCATCGACAAGGTCGGCCAGGACGTCGGCACCCCCGTCATCGCCGTCCCCGGCGCCGACGGCGAGCAGATCGCCTTCTTCGGCCCGGTCGTCACCCCCGCCCCCAAGGGCGAGGAAGCCGCCAAGCTCTGGGACGGCACCCTCCTCGTGGCCTCGGTCCCCGGCTTCTACGAACTCAAGCGCACCCGCAGCAAGGGCCCGGACTTCAGCAACCTGGTCTGACCGGCCGGGTCACCTGAACGACTCGGGGAGGGTCAGACCCTCGCTCTGGTTGCCCCACGGCTGGACGAACAGGCAGCGACCCTTCTCACCGTGGTTGCCGCAGCGCCACCAGCCGGCCGGGTTCTTCCCCAGGGACTCGAGGTGCTGCCGCACTTCCTTGTCGGCCGCGTGGAACGGCAGGGGCTTGCTTCCTCCACACGGCGGGCAGTGCTTGTAGCTCGTCGACATGCGACCTCCCGGTCCGGTCGGCCGGATCGGAAATCCGGCCGGAAAACGGGATCATAGGGCGAAAGTTCAGGAAACCGTCAGACCGGAACGCGTCCCGCCGGTGGCGATTTCAGTTACCCCGGACGGCGAGAACCCCCGCGAGTCACGTCCTCGCGGGGGTTCTCCCTCTTTCTGCCTGCCCGGCGAAGGTTGAGAAGACGATCACGAGCAGGACATCTCGGTGCGGGCCCGGCTCAGGGGGCGAGCAGCAGCGCATCCGCGCGGGACTTGGCGGCGGCGTGGCGCTTGGCCACGTCCTGCCAGTCGACGACGGCCCACATGGCGTCGATGAAGTCGACCTTCTGGTTCTTGTACTGCAGGTAGAAGGCGTGCTCCCAGGCGTCGAAGACGAGGATCGGGGTGGCGCCCTGGCCGACGTTGCCCTGGTGGTCGTAGACCTGCTCGACGATGAGGCGCCCGCTGAGCGGCTCGTACGCCAGTACGCCCCAGCCGGAGCCCTGGGTGGTGGCGGCGGCCTTGGTCAGCTGTCCCTTGAAGCCCGCGAACGAACCGAAGGACTCGGCGACGGCCTCCGCCAGGTCGCCCACGCCGTCCGCGGCCAGTGGTTCTCCGCCGCCGTCACCGGTCATGTTCTGCCAGTAGATGGAGTGCAGGATGTGGCCGGAGAGATGGAAGGCCAGGCTCTTCTCCAGGCCGTTGATCGCGCCCCACGACTCCTTGTCGCGCGCTTCCGCGAGCTGGTCGAGCGTGTCGTTGGCTCCCTTGACGTACGCCGCGTGGTGCTTGTCGTGGTGCAGCTCGATGATCTCGGGGCTGATCACGGGCGCGAGCGCCGAGTAGTCGTACGGCAGTTCCGGGAGCGTGTAGACGGGCATGGGGGTCCCCTCCGACCTCTTATTGCAAAGTACTTGCAAGTGCACGCTAGCAGCAAGAGGATGGAGGGGCGTGCCCGGACACGCGAAAGGGCCCTCGCGCGAACCGACCGTCCGTCCTCCGCGCGAGGGCCCTGAAGTCTTCGAGGCGTGTCGGCGGCCGTCCGCCGTCCGGACGTGCCTGCGCCGGTCGCGCCTAGGCGGCCACGGAGACGGCCTCCTGCCGTGCGGCCACGGACGTGTAGTGCGAGGCGTCCCCCTCGATCGAGTGGCTCTCCCTGCCCTCGATGCCCGCCGGCACGTCCCCGGCGACGGTCACCCGGTGCAGTCGGCGCGGCAGGCCGTCGTAGTTGTCGATGGCGTAGTGCTGGGTGACGCGGTTGTCGAAGACGACGAGCTGGTTCTCCGACCAGCGGTGGCGCAACACGTTCTCCGGCCGGGTCACGTACGACTGGAGCAGGTCGAGGAGCTTGCGGGACTCGCCGAGGGACAGGCCCACGATCCGCTGCGCGAACCCGCCGATGAACAGGCCGCGTTCACCGGTCAACGGGTGGACGCGGACGACCGGGTGGGCCGTGCGGTACTTGATCGAGGTGAACCGGGCGCGCTGCTCGGCCCGCTCCGCGTCGATCTCCTCGTCGGGTACCGCGTAGTCGTAGTCGTTGGTGTGCTCGGCCCACAGGCCGTCGGCCAGCCGCCGCAGCGGCTCGGGCAGGTCCCGGTAGGCCGCCGCCGAGTTCGCGATCAGGGTCTCGCCGCCGTAGGGCGGGATCGTGATGCTGCGCAGGGTGGTGGCCTGCGGCGGGTTGAGGACGAACGTGACATCGGTGTGCCAGTGGTTGGCGCGCCCCCGCTCGCTGTCCACGGGCAGGACGTTCGCGGCACCGTCCACGGCGGCCACCGTCGGGTGGGCGGTGGTGATGTCGCCGAAGTGGCGGACGAAGGCCTGGTGGGTCTCGTCGTCGAGGTCCACGTCGTCGAAGACGAGCGCCTTGTGGACGTTGAGGGCCTCGCGCAGGGCCGCGACCGTCTCCTCGTCGAGGGGCTTGGAGATGTCGACGCCGGAGACACGGGCACCGATGTTGGCGGTGACCTTCTGGATGTCGAGGGACATGGCGTGCTTCCTTTCGGGGGCCGGACTTTCGGGGCCGGACTTCGGGGCCCGGGCCTCTGGACCCCGGGCTTCGGTGATCAGACGAGGGCGGGTGCGGACGCACTGACGTGCTGGTTGGCGGGGCGCGGCAGGCCGTAGCGGTCCCGCAGGGTCCGGCGCGGCCCGTACTCGGTGCGGAGCAGACCGCGGGTGCGCAGTATCGGGACGACGTGGTCGACGAAGGCGTCGAGGCCGGACGGCAGGACCGCGGGCATGATGTTGAAGCCGTCGGCGGCACCCCGCGTGAACCAGGTCTCGATCTTGTCGGCGACCTGCTCGGGCGTCCCGGCGAAGGTGAGGTGCCCGCGCCCGCCGCCCAGCCGACCGATCAGCTCCCGCACGGTGAGCCGGTCGCGCCGGGCCAGCTCGACGACGAGCGTGTAGCGGCTCTTGGCGCCCTCGATCGTGCTCTCCGGCGGCAGACCGTCGGGCAGTGGGGCGTCCAACTCCAGGGTGCCCGGCTCCAGTTGCAGCAGCCGCTCCAGACCGCCCACCCCGTGCGTGTACACGATGTGGTCCTCCAGGACCCGCTCGGCCGCCCGCGCCTCGGCCTCCGTCGACCCCAGTACGGGGACGATCCCGGGCAGCACCTTGATGTGCTCGGGGTCCCGGCCGACCGCCGCCGTACGAGACTTGAGGTCGGCGTAGAAGGCCTGCGCGTCCTCGATGGTCTGCTGCGCGGTGAACACGGCCTCCGCGTACCGGGCCGCGAACGTCTTGCCGTCCTCGCTCGACCCCGCCTGCACGAGCAGCGGGTAACCCTGGGGCGAGCGGGGGACGTTGAGCGGACCCTCGACACTGAAGTACGTCCCCTTGTGCCGGGGCGGATGGATCTTCGTGTCGTCGCCCCAGACACCGGACGCCTTGTCGGCGACGATCGCGTCGTCCTCCCAGCTGTCCCAGAGCTTCAGGGCCACGTCGAGGAACTCGGAGGCCCGCGCGTACCGCTGGGCGTGCGCGGGCTCGGCGTCGAGACCGAAGTTCCGGGCGGCCTCCGCGCCGGCGGTGGTGACGATGTTCCAGCCGGCCCGGCCGCCGCTGAGGATGTCGAGCGAGGCGAACTTGCGGGCCAGGTTGTAGGGGGAGTTGTAGGACGTGGAGGCGGTGGCGATCAGACCGATGTGCTCGGTGGCCGTCGCCAGCGCGGTCAGCAGGGTGAGCGGTTCCAGGGCGCCCGCCGGACGCTGGCCCACGCTGCCCCACAGCTGCGGCCCGTCGGCCAGGAAGAGCGAGTCGAACGTGCCGCGCTCCGCGATCCGGGCCAGCCGCACATAGTGGTCCAGCTCGACGTGCGCGTACGGGTCGGACTCCGGCAGCCGCCACGACGCCTCGTGGTGGCCGGTGTTCATCAGGAAGGCGTTGAGATGGAGCTGTCTCGATGTCACTGGTGGTCCTCGGGGCTCAGGGGCGGTTCTGCGGCGGTCGTCCGGGCATGCCGGCGGGGCTCCCCGGCGGCTTGCCGGAGGCGGTGCACGGTCCTGCGGGATGCATCGGCGGTGTGTCGGGGGTCATGGGCCGGTTCGGTGGGGCTTGTGGGCGGTGTGTCGGGGGTCATGGGCCGGTTCGGTGGGGCTTGTGGGTGGTGTGTCGGGGGTCATGGGCCGGCTCTGTTGGGTTTGTCGCTGGTTCGCCGGGGGGCATGGGCCGGTTCCGTGGGGCTTGTCGCTGGTTCGCCGGGGGCCATGGCGGACTCCGCGGCGCTCGTCGGTGGTTCACCGGAGGTCACCGGTGGTCCTCCGTCACGCCGAGTGCGGCCAGCAGTCGCTCGCGGTACTCGCCCAGCAGGGGGTCCCGGTACGAGCGCGGGTGCGGACGGTCGATGGTCAGGTCGAGGCCGATGCGGCCCTGTTCGAGCACCAGGACCCGGTCGGCGAGCACGATCGCCTCGTCGACGTCGTGGGTGACGAGCAGGACGGAGGGCTTGTGGTGCTCCCACAGCTGCCTGAGCAGGGTGTGCATCCTGATCCGGGTGAGCGCGTCCAGGGCGCCGAACGGCTCGTCGGCCAGCAGCAGTTCGGGATCGCGGACGAGGGAGCGGGCCAGTGCCGCGCGCTGGGCCTCGCCGCCGGACAGCTCGTTCGGCCAGGCGCGCTCGCGGCCCTTCAGACCCACCTCGGCGAGCGCCTCGCGGCCCCGGTCGGCGGCCTCCTTGCCCTCCGCGCCGAGCAGCACGTTGTCGAGGACGCGGCGCCAGGGCAGCAGCCGGGAGTCTTGGAAGACCACGGACACCCGGGCCGGCGCGGTGAGCCGGCCGCTGCCCACCACCTCGTGGTCGAGCCCGGCGACCGCCCGCAGCAGCGTGCTCTTGCCGGAGCCGCTGTGCCCGAGCAGGGCCACGAACTGCCCGGCGGGGATGTCGAGGTCGATGCCGTCGAGGACCTTGCGCCCGTCGAACGACCGTGTGAGTTCCCGGAGTTGCACGGTGGGCCGGGTGCCCGTGGCCGTGGCTGTCCCGGGCTCGGTGGCGGTCGGCCGCCCGGTGTTCGTCAGCTGCTCAGCGTGCGTCGCCATGACAGCACCCTCCGTTCGATGAGACGGACCGCGCTGTCGGAGATCAGGCCGAAGATCCCGTAGACGACCAGGCCGACGAGGATGACGTCGCTCTGGCCGTAGTTCTGGGCCTGGAACATCATGTAGCCGAGTCCGTTGGTGGCGTTGATCTGCTCCAGCACGACCAGGCCCAGCCAGGAGCCGGTGACCCCGAGCCGCAGGCCCACGAAGAAGCCGGGCAGCGCGCCGGGGATGACGATCTGCCGGACGAACTGGAGCCTCGACAGGCCCTGGACCTCGGCGAGTTCGACGAAGCGGCTGTCGATCCCGGCCAGCGCGGCATGTGTGTTGAGGTAGATCGGGATGTAGACGACGATGGCGATGATCGCGATCTTGAAGGTCTCGCCGATGCCCAGCCAGAGGATGAACAGCGGGATCAGACCCAGCGTCGGGATCGCCCGGTTGAGCTGCACGGTCCCGTCGATCAGTGCCTCGCCGACCCGGCTGAGCCCGGCGGCCAGGGCGAGCGCGACACCGGCCGTCAGCCCGATCACGAATCCGGATCCGGCCCGCTGCAACGAGGTCGTGATGTCCGTCGTCAGCGTCCCGTCGGTCCACAGACGGACGCCTGTCTCCAGCACCGTCCAGGGCGCCGGGATCGCCGCCGGATCGAGCTGCCCGGCGGCGGAGGCGGCGGCCCAGAGGGCGAGGAACAGCAGCGGTCCGACGAGCCGGGAGGCGGGCAGCCGCTTACCGGGGGAGAGGCGCCGGCGCCTGCGGACCTGGGAGGTCTCCTCGACGGCCTCGACCGTACCGAGGGCGGCCGTGCCGACGACGGTCGTGCCGACCGGGGCGGCACTCGTGGTCGCGGCGCTCACTTCCGGTACTCCGCGGGCACGGCCTTCGCCGCGATCCCCTCGAACCGCCGGTCGAAGAGCGAGTCGACGTCGAACTTCTTCACGAAGCCGCCCTCCGCCAGCAGATCCGCGGTCTCCTGCTCCCACTTGATCGACTCGTCCCAGCTCGGCGGGAAGAGCGGCTTGTTGGCGAGTTCGCTGATCGACTCCGCCTGGGCGAGGTTCAGGTTCTGGGTCTTCACGTAGAACTCCTCGTTCCAGATGTCCGGGTTCTCGTACTGCCAGACCGCGCCCTTCGCCCAGTACGGGATGTACGCGGCGACGGCGGCCACCTTCTCGGAGTCGCCCAGCACGGAGGCCGGCGCCCACAGCAGGTTGAGCAGGTCCACCACGTCGGTGGGGATCGTGCGGGCGCCCTTGGCCCTGTACTGCTGCAGATAGGCGGGCGCCTGCTGGTTGGCGAGCGGAGCGACGTCCACCTGGCCCGACTGCAGGGCCGTCAGGAACTGGTTGCTGGTCAGCGGGACCAGCTCCGCGTCGTCGTAGGCGAGCCCCGCCTCCTTCAACGCCCGCAGCAGTACGACGCCCTGCGCCTGCCCCTGCGAGAAGGCGAGCTTCTTGCCCCGGAAATCCTTGACCGAGGTGAGGTCGCTGCCGGGCTTGGTGGCGAAGAGATAGTTCGGCTTCCGGGTGACGTCGATCGCGACGATCTTCGCGTCGTACCCCTGGTAATGCGCCTGGATCGGCGGAATTCCCGCGTTGTTGGCGACATCCAGCGAACCCGCGCGGAAGGCGTTGATGACATCGGGGCCCGCGCCGATGTTCGCCCAACTGCTCACCCTGAAAGGCAGATCGTCGAGTTTCGCGAGCTTGAGCTGCAACTCCTGCTGGTTCTGGAAGGAGGCGATCTTCAGGCTCGTACCCGCGGGAACCTTGGTGGGCAGCGGCGCGTCCGCGGCTGTCCGGGCGACCGCCGCGCTGCTGTCGGCGCAGCCGCTGAGCCCGGCCGCCGCGGCCGTGACGCCGAGGAGGGAGGTGAGGAAGAGCCGCCGGTCGAAACCGGGCGCGGCGGAAGAAGACATGGGAGGACCCCCAGGGGGACGGTGGGAAGGCGAACGGAATCGCGAACGGCCTCACGCACGGAAAGACGCACGGAAACACACACGGAAAAACGCACGACATCGCGAACGGAAGGAATC is from Streptomyces sp. NBC_01314 and encodes:
- the pepN gene encoding aminopeptidase N; the encoded protein is MPGENLSRDEAQERAALLSVDGYEVSLDLRSAVGDSGGPGGEPRTFRSVTTIRFRCADPGAGSFADLIAPSVTAVSLNGKDLDPSEVFDGTRIALDDLAAENELVVDAQCAYSRTGEGLHRFVDPEDGEIYLYTQYEPADSRRVFANFEQPDLKAPFRFEVRAPQGWVVWSNGVGEQTDGVWRFAETKPISTYITAVVAGPYHYVTDSYERVFEDGTRLEIPLGAMCRKGLAPYFDSDDVFLITKQGLDFFHDHFDYPYPFGKYDQAFVPEYNLGAMENPGLVTFREEFIFRGKVTRASYERRANVVLHEMAHMWFGDLVTMVWWDDLWLKESFADFMGSFSMVEATRFTNGWVTFANNRKSWAYRADQLPSTHPVTADIRDLEDAKLNFDGITYAKGASVLKQLVAYVGREAFLEGARRYFKRNAYGNTKLGDLLSVLEDTSGRDMVSWSRAWLQTAGVNSLTPQVLLDPEGRIDELAVVQEAAESHPELRPHRVAIGLYRRNGEGGPLERYARAEVDVDGPRTVVGELAGAGAPELVLVNDDDLTYCKIRFDAGSLDTLRAGLGDLSDPLARALCWSALWNLTRDALLPARDFVDLVLRFAGRESDIGVLQMLHAWAGSALTHYAAPEWREAGGRLLAEGASRELRAAEAGSQHQLTWARFYASVASGEGDLAVLQELLAGTATVDGLDIDQELRWAFLEPLATHGVADERVLAAELARDDTASGKRHQVRCLAARPSAAVKAQAWASVVESDTLSNALVEATITGFTRPSQRELVAPYAARYFEVIERVWAERSIQIGMDVVRGLFPSLQDSQGTLDATDAWLAAHEEAAPALRRLVVEARDDLARGLRGQACDAAAGSEATTVG
- a CDS encoding DsbA family protein produces the protein MSEQISGKTPVDFWFDPLCPWAWMTSRWVLEVEKVRDIEVRWHVMSLAVLNEPKIDELPEEYRELLQTKAWGPVRIVIAAQQEHGAEVLGDLYTAIGTRAHNLGQGIEKDVVAAAVAEVGLPESLMDHWDSTPYDAELRASHKEGIDKVGQDVGTPVIAVPGADGEQIAFFGPVVTPAPKGEEAAKLWDGTLLVASVPGFYELKRTRSKGPDFSNLV
- a CDS encoding superoxide dismutase, whose amino-acid sequence is MPVYTLPELPYDYSALAPVISPEIIELHHDKHHAAYVKGANDTLDQLAEARDKESWGAINGLEKSLAFHLSGHILHSIYWQNMTGDGGGEPLAADGVGDLAEAVAESFGSFAGFKGQLTKAAATTQGSGWGVLAYEPLSGRLIVEQVYDHQGNVGQGATPILVFDAWEHAFYLQYKNQKVDFIDAMWAVVDWQDVAKRHAAAKSRADALLLAP
- a CDS encoding TauD/TfdA dioxygenase family protein: MSLDIQKVTANIGARVSGVDISKPLDEETVAALREALNVHKALVFDDVDLDDETHQAFVRHFGDITTAHPTVAAVDGAANVLPVDSERGRANHWHTDVTFVLNPPQATTLRSITIPPYGGETLIANSAAAYRDLPEPLRRLADGLWAEHTNDYDYAVPDEEIDAERAEQRARFTSIKYRTAHPVVRVHPLTGERGLFIGGFAQRIVGLSLGESRKLLDLLQSYVTRPENVLRHRWSENQLVVFDNRVTQHYAIDNYDGLPRRLHRVTVAGDVPAGIEGRESHSIEGDASHYTSVAARQEAVSVAA
- a CDS encoding LLM class flavin-dependent oxidoreductase; protein product: MTSRQLHLNAFLMNTGHHEASWRLPESDPYAHVELDHYVRLARIAERGTFDSLFLADGPQLWGSVGQRPAGALEPLTLLTALATATEHIGLIATASTSYNSPYNLARKFASLDILSGGRAGWNIVTTAGAEAARNFGLDAEPAHAQRYARASEFLDVALKLWDSWEDDAIVADKASGVWGDDTKIHPPRHKGTYFSVEGPLNVPRSPQGYPLLVQAGSSEDGKTFAARYAEAVFTAQQTIEDAQAFYADLKSRTAAVGRDPEHIKVLPGIVPVLGSTEAEARAAERVLEDHIVYTHGVGGLERLLQLEPGTLELDAPLPDGLPPESTIEGAKSRYTLVVELARRDRLTVRELIGRLGGGRGHLTFAGTPEQVADKIETWFTRGAADGFNIMPAVLPSGLDAFVDHVVPILRTRGLLRTEYGPRRTLRDRYGLPRPANQHVSASAPALV
- a CDS encoding ABC transporter ATP-binding protein, encoding MATHAEQLTNTGRPTATEPGTATATGTRPTVQLRELTRSFDGRKVLDGIDLDIPAGQFVALLGHSGSGKSTLLRAVAGLDHEVVGSGRLTAPARVSVVFQDSRLLPWRRVLDNVLLGAEGKEAADRGREALAEVGLKGRERAWPNELSGGEAQRAALARSLVRDPELLLADEPFGALDALTRIRMHTLLRQLWEHHKPSVLLVTHDVDEAIVLADRVLVLEQGRIGLDLTIDRPHPRSYRDPLLGEYRERLLAALGVTEDHR
- a CDS encoding ABC transporter permease produces the protein MSAATTSAAPVGTTVVGTAALGTVEAVEETSQVRRRRRLSPGKRLPASRLVGPLLFLALWAAASAAGQLDPAAIPAPWTVLETGVRLWTDGTLTTDITTSLQRAGSGFVIGLTAGVALALAAGLSRVGEALIDGTVQLNRAIPTLGLIPLFILWLGIGETFKIAIIAIVVYIPIYLNTHAALAGIDSRFVELAEVQGLSRLQFVRQIVIPGALPGFFVGLRLGVTGSWLGLVVLEQINATNGLGYMMFQAQNYGQSDVILVGLVVYGIFGLISDSAVRLIERRVLSWRRTLSS
- a CDS encoding ABC transporter substrate-binding protein, translated to MSSSAAPGFDRRLFLTSLLGVTAAAAGLSGCADSSAAVARTAADAPLPTKVPAGTSLKIASFQNQQELQLKLAKLDDLPFRVSSWANIGAGPDVINAFRAGSLDVANNAGIPPIQAHYQGYDAKIVAIDVTRKPNYLFATKPGSDLTSVKDFRGKKLAFSQGQAQGVVLLRALKEAGLAYDDAELVPLTSNQFLTALQSGQVDVAPLANQQAPAYLQQYRAKGARTIPTDVVDLLNLLWAPASVLGDSEKVAAVAAYIPYWAKGAVWQYENPDIWNEEFYVKTQNLNLAQAESISELANKPLFPPSWDESIKWEQETADLLAEGGFVKKFDVDSLFDRRFEGIAAKAVPAEYRK